In Nicotiana tabacum cultivar K326 chromosome 17, ASM71507v2, whole genome shotgun sequence, one DNA window encodes the following:
- the LOC107767877 gene encoding uncharacterized protein LOC107767877, translated as MALSITNKLTSTYFSTFPCPFSLSIFIILFTLPFLNPIQAQSRLCRKSCGGIPIQYPLGLDDGCGSPYYRHILVCTADMLELRTPSGRYPVKNINYSDPHILVTDPFMWNCLDGNNFRPTRPFSLDTSTHFTLSPQNDYLFFNCSEQDVIIERKSTFCERFPEQCDSTCDSSSYLCRHLPECANGLRSSSCCSYYPKATESLRLMLKHCATYTSVYWRNLGVTPAFNEVPEYGIRVDFDIPVTTRCLKCQDSAKGDGICGFDTERLNFLCLCNKGNSTTNCNDSENSHRRPGVIAGTATAVSVAGAFGIAVGVWYLKKARAKASVTHGVQSNENRLF; from the exons ATGGCCCTTTCAATAACAAACAAATTAACATCAACTTATTTTTCAACTTTCCCATGTCCCTTTTCTTTGTCCATATTTATAATTCTATTTACACTTCCATTTCTCAATCCAATACAAGCTCAATCAAGACTCTGCAGAAAATCTTGTGGTGGTATTCCAATTCAATACCCTTTAGGCCTAGATGATGGATGTGGCAGTCCATATTACAGACATATTCTTGTTTGTACAGCAGATATGCTTGAGCTTAGAACACCTTCAGGCAGATACCCTGTTAAAAATATAAACTATTCAGATCCTCACATTCTTGTCACTGATCCTTTTATGTGGAATTGCCTAGACGGCAATAATTTTCGCCCAACTAGACCATTTAGCCTAGACACTAGCACACATTTCACTCTGTCACCTCAAAATGACTACCTCTTTTTCAACTGTAGTGAACAAGATGTGATCATTGAGCGAAAATCAACGTTCTGTGAGCGTTTTCCTGAGCAGTGTGATTCGACCTGTGATAGTTCGAGTTATCTTTGTAGGCACTTACCTGAATGTGCTAATGGATTGAGGAGTAGCTCTTGCTGTTCTTACTATCCTAAAGCTACAGAGTCTTTGAGACTGATGTTGAAGCATTGTGCAACTTATACTAGTGTGTATTGGAGAAATCTTGGTGTAACTCCGGCTTTTAATGAGGTCCCTGAGTATGGGATTAGAGTTGATTTTGATATTCCTGTGACTACGCGATGCCTCAAGTGTCAAGATTCTGCTAAGGGAGATGGCATTTGTGGGTTTGATACGGAGAGACTCAATTTTTTGTGCCTGTGTAACAAAGGAAATAGTACAACCAACTGTAATG ATAGTGAAAATTCTCACAGGAGGCCTGGCGTTATTGCAG GGACTGCAACTGCAGTATCAGTTGCAGGGGCATTTGGAATTGCGGTTGGTGTATGGTACTTGAAGAAAGCGAGAGCAAAAGCATCAGTAACTCATGGAGTTCAAAGCAATGAGAACAGGCTTTTCTGA